ccactattttggattcggccgaaacccccggatccttcgcgaaagattcggccgaataccaaactgaatctgcatatgcaaattaggggtgggaaggggaaaacttttttttacttcattgttttttgACAacaagtcacgcgatttccctctcacccctaatttgcaaattcagattcagttcgcccCGGGCAgatggaatcctggattcggtgcatccctaatcccatTCCCTCACCAGACCCTCCCGTCTCACCTTTTCAACATCCCGATGGTGTCGTCTGGCCTGACCATTGCCACCTCCTCTGTTTCATTTAAGAACTTCAGCCTGACTGTCATGAGTCCTTCCTCAGGCAGAGTCTGCTCCCGAGTCACCTCCTCTTTTGCAAGTGGTTTGTTATCTTCTTGCTCTACCTTCCGACCCACAATAAGAGGTTTCTCGGCCTCTTTGCCCTCCTCCTGTGCCACATCAAGCTCTGTTCCATCCTCCTCTCCCAGGGACCCCACAGCTTGGCTGCGCTTGGGCACCCCTTGAATATCCAGCATCTGATCCAGGTTAGCATTCTCACTCTCAGCTTCCTGCTCTCCGCCTGGATCCTGCTCTCCTTCTTCGGGTTTCTCCGCTTGGGCTTCCACCGGCCGCTGTGGTTCGGGATTGGCGGGTACCGGATTACTGAGTACCAGGAGACGGTCCCTGCGCCCGGCCGGCATTAAGCTTCCTAAAAGCGGGTCACTTCCCTCAGCGACGTAGGTAGAAAGCCACGCCAGGGTGATGGCCAGGAGTAAGATAAAAAGACCAACTGCTACTGTTACCTCATCTCCGAGACCCTCAATCATGGTTGGCGGGGGCGACTCCATGCCCATTTCCTAAAGCAGCGACAGAGGGAGACCGGTTACATGAAAGGCACCAAATATTAACCAATATAAACGGTGTGTGTAGactcagcctatgagtaagtgcccacaaaatgcgttaggctgCTACCCTTTAACAGGTTGACTTTTTTTTGATGATCCCTTGCATTGAAGCTCCATTTGAGAGGCATGAATCCCCACCCCAGGTCTTGCGAGGGGCTATGAGCACATAGGTcaaagtatattttaaaggggaactatcgtgaaaatgaaaatttaatataagcttcctcatactgaaataagaaactttctaaatgcaatcaatcaaaaattctgcactgtttctgaaataatcaagtttatcttcactattcctctctcagcatctgtttctcttcattctctcttcattccggagtcgggtgtcagatattcacggacagttagatccaatatatcttataggggggctcctttcctagctagatgtattagagctcactcaaataacggattccagtacaaacaaaataactgctttttgcacaaatcctgcatgtagagagacatgatgtctggtgagtttaatagagtgagctctaatacatcttctaggcaaaaggagcccccctataagatatattggatctaactgtcaatgaatatctgacacccaactgctgcatgaagagagaatgaagagaaacagatgctgagagagggatagtgacgataaacttgattatttcagaaatggtacaacattttttattgattgtatttagaaagtttcttacttcagtgtgGGGAAGCTTACggtatataaaattttcattttcacaatagttcccctttaaaggaggaaCTTAATAAAAAACACCCtaccccctatcctacatagaccccctcccccccagcctagctgcccccctggcTAATGgccataactttttacttaccccctccgtgcagattcggtccagtggagttcacgggcgccatcttcagccgctttgatAATCTTCGGAATTTTCGTGAGCTTCGGCGTAatcgcagttgtcgcaaaacagaaaattgctccaaatgcgcatgcgccgctttgcgggtctcattccgaagaagaagatggcgcccgctgGACAGAATGTGCATGGAGGGCtatgtaaagagttaggggcatttgctcaggggggcagctaggctggggggggaggagggactatatatatttatataggaatgtgtcagtatcactttaagggtttgcttctcctttaatggccatGGGCAAGCAGTTGTCATTGAACAGCAGCAGGAGACGGGGTCGGGCTGGGCCGGCGGGATACCAAGGAAAAACCCAATGGGTCCCGGCAATTCACACAGTATTATATTCAGTAATAACAGactcagggcctcagtattatattcagtaataacagactcagggcctcagtattatattcagcaataacagactcagggcctcagtattatattcagtaataacagactcagggcctcagtattatattcagtaataacagactcagggcctcagtattatattcagcaataacagactcagggcctcagtattatattcagcaataacagactcagggcctcagtattatattcagcaataacagactcagggcctcagtattatattcagtaataacagactcagggcctcagtattatattcagcaatagactcagggcctcagtattatattcagtaataacagactcagggcctcagtattatattcagcaatagactcagggcctcagtattatattcagtaataacagactcagggcctcagtattatattcagcaataacagactcagggcctcagtattatattcagcaataacagactcagggcctcagtattatattcagtaataacagactcagggcctcagtattatattcagcaataacagactcagggcctcagtattatattcagtaataacagactcag
The Xenopus laevis strain J_2021 chromosome 9_10S, Xenopus_laevis_v10.1, whole genome shotgun sequence DNA segment above includes these coding regions:
- the tmub2.S gene encoding transmembrane and ubiquitin-like domain-containing protein 1; translation: MGMESPPPTMIEGLGDEVTVAVGLFILLLAITLAWLSTYVAEGSDPLLGSLMPAGRRDRLLVLSNPVPANPEPQRPVEAQAEKPEEGEQDPGGEQEAESENANLDQMLDIQGVPKRSQAVGSLGEEDGTELDVAQEEGKEAEKPLIVGRKVEQEDNKPLAKEEVTREQTLPEEGLMTVRLKFLNETEEVAMVRPDDTIGMLKSKYFPGQEQQMKLIFQGQLLHDSSQTLCSLHITDNCVIHCHRSQATSPASSSSSPESGGSSQDHASLTPPIGNLMIPVFVVMLALIWYFRINYRQFFTAPATVSLVGVTVFFSFLVFGMYGR